One window of Perca flavescens isolate YP-PL-M2 chromosome 6, PFLA_1.0, whole genome shotgun sequence genomic DNA carries:
- the fam131bb gene encoding protein FAM131B isoform X4: MGCIGSRTLTGDGVPVQKDGEQLSMEDTTSILPKLKRNSNAYGIGALANASLSGVSGVSRTMKERVTKPTAMAQGRVAHMIEWQNWGMSTVGPGGIPLPRITTQEREKERRLESDAYSDLSDGEKEARFTAGILQQFAISEATLMAWGSMDGDSRSGSNQGSVAHLSEINQESITSQDQILHHSSAEVWPHTYVSQGHYCLSSSDAWEPISNDPSGVVSPPAGSYVMGTDGYDGQAAAHFLSQQQQQQYTLQQQNQLQQLQQIHQIQQYQQQQLLQYQQQQSLEQRLHSANHSLQATPNSTIHSLVHPVHPPLVDLWNTGQMEAYQTDAGGYMGVAAMVEPSLCVPSGDDMGTEHSPLLEQQEEEEEEEVKEEEITMCMEPELASLTPPTQLGDASGGSSPGQPPAEPITERKSSDVTSSLIQRLEKEEEEGQGPATSMATN, encoded by the exons CTGTCTATGGAAGACACCACGTCAATTCTGCCAAAGCTCAAGAGGAACTCAAATGCCTATGGCATCGGGGCTCTGGCTAATGCTTCTCTGTCAggtgtgtcag GTGTGAGCCGCACTATGAAGGAGAGAGTGACCAAGCCCACAGCCATGGCCCAGGGTCGTGTTGCTCACATGATTGAATGGCAAAACTGGGGCATGAGTACGGTGGGTCCAGGAGGCATCCCCCTGCCCCGCATCACTACCCAGGAGCGGGAAAAGGAGCGGCGGCTGGAGAGCGACGCCTACAGTGACCTTAGTGACGGAGAGAAGGAGGCTCGTTTCACTGCAG GTATCCTACAGCAGTTTGCGATCTCAGAGGCTACACTCATGGCCTGGGGATCGATGGATGGAGATAGCCGGTCGGGCTCAAACCAGGGCAGTGTGGCTCATCTGAGCGAGATCAACCAGGAGAGCATCACCAGTCAAG ATCAGATATTGCACCACTCCTCAGCAGAGGTGTGGCCTCACACATACGTCTCCCAGGGCCACTActgcctctcctcctctgatgCCTGGGAGCCGATCAGCAATGATCCCTCTGGCGtggtgtctccccctgctggctCCTACGTTATGGGGACTGATGGGTATGACGGGCAGGCAGCAGCTCACTTTCTGtcacagcaacagcagcagcagtacacTCTCCAGCAGCAGAATCAACTACAACAGCTGCAGCAGATACATCAGATCCAGCAATACCAGCAACAGCAGCTCCTGCAGTATCAGCAACAACAG TCGCTGGAGCAAAGGCTGCACAGTGCCAACCACTCTTTGCAAGCAACGCCCAACAGCACCATCCACAGCCTGGTCCATCCCGTTCACCCACCATTGGTCGATCTGTGGAACACGGGGCAGATGGAGGCCTATCAGACGGACGCTGGAGGCTACATGGGTGTGGCGGCGATGGTGGAGCCGAGCCTCTGTGTTCCTTCTGGAGATGACATGGGAACAGAACACTCCCCGCTACTGGAGcagcaggaagaggaggaggaggaggaggtcaaG GAGGAAGAGATTACAATGTGCATGGAGCCAGAGTTGGCCTCGTTGACTCCGCCCACGCAACTAGGGGATGCCTCTGGTGGCAGTAGTCCGGGGCAACCGCCGGCAGAGCCAATCACAGAGCGGAAGTCCTCCGATGTCACCTCCAGCCTCATTCAGAGGCtagagaaggaagaggaggaggggcagGGGCCAGCCACTTCCATGGCAACCAACTGA
- the fam131bb gene encoding uncharacterized protein fam131bb isoform X7, translating into MHRLQDTDGRWCASPEGWGAAWTFRIFMGRNQCVSRTMKERVTKPTAMAQGRVAHMIEWQNWGMSTVGPGGIPLPRITTQEREKERRLESDAYSDLSDGEKEARFTAGILQQFAISEATLMAWGSMDGDSRSGSNQGSVAHLSEINQESITSQDQILHHSSAEVWPHTYVSQGHYCLSSSDAWEPISNDPSGVVSPPAGSYVMGTDGYDGQAAAHFLSQQQQQQYTLQQQNQLQQLQQIHQIQQYQQQQLLQYQQQQSLEQRLHSANHSLQATPNSTIHSLVHPVHPPLVDLWNTGQMEAYQTDAGGYMGVAAMVEPSLCVPSGDDMGTEHSPLLEQQEEEEEEEVKEEEITMCMEPELASLTPPTQLGDASGGSSPGQPPAEPITERKSSDVTSSLIQRLEKEEEEGQGPATSMATN; encoded by the exons GTGTGAGCCGCACTATGAAGGAGAGAGTGACCAAGCCCACAGCCATGGCCCAGGGTCGTGTTGCTCACATGATTGAATGGCAAAACTGGGGCATGAGTACGGTGGGTCCAGGAGGCATCCCCCTGCCCCGCATCACTACCCAGGAGCGGGAAAAGGAGCGGCGGCTGGAGAGCGACGCCTACAGTGACCTTAGTGACGGAGAGAAGGAGGCTCGTTTCACTGCAG GTATCCTACAGCAGTTTGCGATCTCAGAGGCTACACTCATGGCCTGGGGATCGATGGATGGAGATAGCCGGTCGGGCTCAAACCAGGGCAGTGTGGCTCATCTGAGCGAGATCAACCAGGAGAGCATCACCAGTCAAG ATCAGATATTGCACCACTCCTCAGCAGAGGTGTGGCCTCACACATACGTCTCCCAGGGCCACTActgcctctcctcctctgatgCCTGGGAGCCGATCAGCAATGATCCCTCTGGCGtggtgtctccccctgctggctCCTACGTTATGGGGACTGATGGGTATGACGGGCAGGCAGCAGCTCACTTTCTGtcacagcaacagcagcagcagtacacTCTCCAGCAGCAGAATCAACTACAACAGCTGCAGCAGATACATCAGATCCAGCAATACCAGCAACAGCAGCTCCTGCAGTATCAGCAACAACAG TCGCTGGAGCAAAGGCTGCACAGTGCCAACCACTCTTTGCAAGCAACGCCCAACAGCACCATCCACAGCCTGGTCCATCCCGTTCACCCACCATTGGTCGATCTGTGGAACACGGGGCAGATGGAGGCCTATCAGACGGACGCTGGAGGCTACATGGGTGTGGCGGCGATGGTGGAGCCGAGCCTCTGTGTTCCTTCTGGAGATGACATGGGAACAGAACACTCCCCGCTACTGGAGcagcaggaagaggaggaggaggaggaggtcaaG GAGGAAGAGATTACAATGTGCATGGAGCCAGAGTTGGCCTCGTTGACTCCGCCCACGCAACTAGGGGATGCCTCTGGTGGCAGTAGTCCGGGGCAACCGCCGGCAGAGCCAATCACAGAGCGGAAGTCCTCCGATGTCACCTCCAGCCTCATTCAGAGGCtagagaaggaagaggaggaggggcagGGGCCAGCCACTTCCATGGCAACCAACTGA
- the fam131bb gene encoding uncharacterized protein fam131bb isoform X1: MITCLSYVCLSPLSFCLSIHPPLYLQTTNPLLYFLLYLPTNAVSLNSSHHPCINLSSFTYIFFHFFTFFSLTHYPHPPSICSLHCLMSSPPPGVSRTMKERVTKPTAMAQGRVAHMIEWQNWGMSTVGPGGIPLPRITTQEREKERRLESDAYSDLSDGEKEARFTAGILQQFAISEATLMAWGSMDGDSRSGSNQGSVAHLSEINQESITSQDQILHHSSAEVWPHTYVSQGHYCLSSSDAWEPISNDPSGVVSPPAGSYVMGTDGYDGQAAAHFLSQQQQQQYTLQQQNQLQQLQQIHQIQQYQQQQLLQYQQQQSLEQRLHSANHSLQATPNSTIHSLVHPVHPPLVDLWNTGQMEAYQTDAGGYMGVAAMVEPSLCVPSGDDMGTEHSPLLEQQEEEEEEEVKEEEITMCMEPELASLTPPTQLGDASGGSSPGQPPAEPITERKSSDVTSSLIQRLEKEEEEGQGPATSMATN; encoded by the exons ATGATAACATGTCTATCTTATGtatgtctctctcctctttctttctgtttgtccatccatccaccacTTTATCTCCAAACAACAAACCCGCTGCTTTACTTCCTTCTCTATCTACCCACAAATGCTGTATCCCTCAATTCCTCTCATCACCCCTGCATCAACCTCTCATCTTTTACTTATATTTTCTTTCACTTCTTCACTTTcttttcactcactcactatccTCATCCTCCCTCCATCTGCTCCCTCCACTGTCTCATGTCTTCTCCACCACCAGGTGTGAGCCGCACTATGAAGGAGAGAGTGACCAAGCCCACAGCCATGGCCCAGGGTCGTGTTGCTCACATGATTGAATGGCAAAACTGGGGCATGAGTACGGTGGGTCCAGGAGGCATCCCCCTGCCCCGCATCACTACCCAGGAGCGGGAAAAGGAGCGGCGGCTGGAGAGCGACGCCTACAGTGACCTTAGTGACGGAGAGAAGGAGGCTCGTTTCACTGCAG GTATCCTACAGCAGTTTGCGATCTCAGAGGCTACACTCATGGCCTGGGGATCGATGGATGGAGATAGCCGGTCGGGCTCAAACCAGGGCAGTGTGGCTCATCTGAGCGAGATCAACCAGGAGAGCATCACCAGTCAAG ATCAGATATTGCACCACTCCTCAGCAGAGGTGTGGCCTCACACATACGTCTCCCAGGGCCACTActgcctctcctcctctgatgCCTGGGAGCCGATCAGCAATGATCCCTCTGGCGtggtgtctccccctgctggctCCTACGTTATGGGGACTGATGGGTATGACGGGCAGGCAGCAGCTCACTTTCTGtcacagcaacagcagcagcagtacacTCTCCAGCAGCAGAATCAACTACAACAGCTGCAGCAGATACATCAGATCCAGCAATACCAGCAACAGCAGCTCCTGCAGTATCAGCAACAACAG TCGCTGGAGCAAAGGCTGCACAGTGCCAACCACTCTTTGCAAGCAACGCCCAACAGCACCATCCACAGCCTGGTCCATCCCGTTCACCCACCATTGGTCGATCTGTGGAACACGGGGCAGATGGAGGCCTATCAGACGGACGCTGGAGGCTACATGGGTGTGGCGGCGATGGTGGAGCCGAGCCTCTGTGTTCCTTCTGGAGATGACATGGGAACAGAACACTCCCCGCTACTGGAGcagcaggaagaggaggaggaggaggaggtcaaG GAGGAAGAGATTACAATGTGCATGGAGCCAGAGTTGGCCTCGTTGACTCCGCCCACGCAACTAGGGGATGCCTCTGGTGGCAGTAGTCCGGGGCAACCGCCGGCAGAGCCAATCACAGAGCGGAAGTCCTCCGATGTCACCTCCAGCCTCATTCAGAGGCtagagaaggaagaggaggaggggcagGGGCCAGCCACTTCCATGGCAACCAACTGA
- the fam131bb gene encoding protein FAM131B isoform X2, whose translation MGCIGSRTLTGDGVPVQKDGEQHGRSEFSWEGINLSMEDTTSILPKLKRNSNAYGIGALANASLSGVSGVSRTMKERVTKPTAMAQGRVAHMIEWQNWGMSTVGPGGIPLPRITTQEREKERRLESDAYSDLSDGEKEARFTAGILQQFAISEATLMAWGSMDGDSRSGSNQGSVAHLSEINQESITSQDQILHHSSAEVWPHTYVSQGHYCLSSSDAWEPISNDPSGVVSPPAGSYVMGTDGYDGQAAAHFLSQQQQQQYTLQQQNQLQQLQQIHQIQQYQQQQLLQYQQQQSLEQRLHSANHSLQATPNSTIHSLVHPVHPPLVDLWNTGQMEAYQTDAGGYMGVAAMVEPSLCVPSGDDMGTEHSPLLEQQEEEEEEEVKEEEITMCMEPELASLTPPTQLGDASGGSSPGQPPAEPITERKSSDVTSSLIQRLEKEEEEGQGPATSMATN comes from the exons CTGTCTATGGAAGACACCACGTCAATTCTGCCAAAGCTCAAGAGGAACTCAAATGCCTATGGCATCGGGGCTCTGGCTAATGCTTCTCTGTCAggtgtgtcag GTGTGAGCCGCACTATGAAGGAGAGAGTGACCAAGCCCACAGCCATGGCCCAGGGTCGTGTTGCTCACATGATTGAATGGCAAAACTGGGGCATGAGTACGGTGGGTCCAGGAGGCATCCCCCTGCCCCGCATCACTACCCAGGAGCGGGAAAAGGAGCGGCGGCTGGAGAGCGACGCCTACAGTGACCTTAGTGACGGAGAGAAGGAGGCTCGTTTCACTGCAG GTATCCTACAGCAGTTTGCGATCTCAGAGGCTACACTCATGGCCTGGGGATCGATGGATGGAGATAGCCGGTCGGGCTCAAACCAGGGCAGTGTGGCTCATCTGAGCGAGATCAACCAGGAGAGCATCACCAGTCAAG ATCAGATATTGCACCACTCCTCAGCAGAGGTGTGGCCTCACACATACGTCTCCCAGGGCCACTActgcctctcctcctctgatgCCTGGGAGCCGATCAGCAATGATCCCTCTGGCGtggtgtctccccctgctggctCCTACGTTATGGGGACTGATGGGTATGACGGGCAGGCAGCAGCTCACTTTCTGtcacagcaacagcagcagcagtacacTCTCCAGCAGCAGAATCAACTACAACAGCTGCAGCAGATACATCAGATCCAGCAATACCAGCAACAGCAGCTCCTGCAGTATCAGCAACAACAG TCGCTGGAGCAAAGGCTGCACAGTGCCAACCACTCTTTGCAAGCAACGCCCAACAGCACCATCCACAGCCTGGTCCATCCCGTTCACCCACCATTGGTCGATCTGTGGAACACGGGGCAGATGGAGGCCTATCAGACGGACGCTGGAGGCTACATGGGTGTGGCGGCGATGGTGGAGCCGAGCCTCTGTGTTCCTTCTGGAGATGACATGGGAACAGAACACTCCCCGCTACTGGAGcagcaggaagaggaggaggaggaggaggtcaaG GAGGAAGAGATTACAATGTGCATGGAGCCAGAGTTGGCCTCGTTGACTCCGCCCACGCAACTAGGGGATGCCTCTGGTGGCAGTAGTCCGGGGCAACCGCCGGCAGAGCCAATCACAGAGCGGAAGTCCTCCGATGTCACCTCCAGCCTCATTCAGAGGCtagagaaggaagaggaggaggggcagGGGCCAGCCACTTCCATGGCAACCAACTGA
- the fam131bb gene encoding uncharacterized protein fam131bb isoform X6: protein MMTEVWIRQGEGHSSVLSVRSGRWCASPEGWGAGVSRTMKERVTKPTAMAQGRVAHMIEWQNWGMSTVGPGGIPLPRITTQEREKERRLESDAYSDLSDGEKEARFTAGILQQFAISEATLMAWGSMDGDSRSGSNQGSVAHLSEINQESITSQDQILHHSSAEVWPHTYVSQGHYCLSSSDAWEPISNDPSGVVSPPAGSYVMGTDGYDGQAAAHFLSQQQQQQYTLQQQNQLQQLQQIHQIQQYQQQQLLQYQQQQSLEQRLHSANHSLQATPNSTIHSLVHPVHPPLVDLWNTGQMEAYQTDAGGYMGVAAMVEPSLCVPSGDDMGTEHSPLLEQQEEEEEEEVKEEEITMCMEPELASLTPPTQLGDASGGSSPGQPPAEPITERKSSDVTSSLIQRLEKEEEEGQGPATSMATN, encoded by the exons GTGTGAGCCGCACTATGAAGGAGAGAGTGACCAAGCCCACAGCCATGGCCCAGGGTCGTGTTGCTCACATGATTGAATGGCAAAACTGGGGCATGAGTACGGTGGGTCCAGGAGGCATCCCCCTGCCCCGCATCACTACCCAGGAGCGGGAAAAGGAGCGGCGGCTGGAGAGCGACGCCTACAGTGACCTTAGTGACGGAGAGAAGGAGGCTCGTTTCACTGCAG GTATCCTACAGCAGTTTGCGATCTCAGAGGCTACACTCATGGCCTGGGGATCGATGGATGGAGATAGCCGGTCGGGCTCAAACCAGGGCAGTGTGGCTCATCTGAGCGAGATCAACCAGGAGAGCATCACCAGTCAAG ATCAGATATTGCACCACTCCTCAGCAGAGGTGTGGCCTCACACATACGTCTCCCAGGGCCACTActgcctctcctcctctgatgCCTGGGAGCCGATCAGCAATGATCCCTCTGGCGtggtgtctccccctgctggctCCTACGTTATGGGGACTGATGGGTATGACGGGCAGGCAGCAGCTCACTTTCTGtcacagcaacagcagcagcagtacacTCTCCAGCAGCAGAATCAACTACAACAGCTGCAGCAGATACATCAGATCCAGCAATACCAGCAACAGCAGCTCCTGCAGTATCAGCAACAACAG TCGCTGGAGCAAAGGCTGCACAGTGCCAACCACTCTTTGCAAGCAACGCCCAACAGCACCATCCACAGCCTGGTCCATCCCGTTCACCCACCATTGGTCGATCTGTGGAACACGGGGCAGATGGAGGCCTATCAGACGGACGCTGGAGGCTACATGGGTGTGGCGGCGATGGTGGAGCCGAGCCTCTGTGTTCCTTCTGGAGATGACATGGGAACAGAACACTCCCCGCTACTGGAGcagcaggaagaggaggaggaggaggaggtcaaG GAGGAAGAGATTACAATGTGCATGGAGCCAGAGTTGGCCTCGTTGACTCCGCCCACGCAACTAGGGGATGCCTCTGGTGGCAGTAGTCCGGGGCAACCGCCGGCAGAGCCAATCACAGAGCGGAAGTCCTCCGATGTCACCTCCAGCCTCATTCAGAGGCtagagaaggaagaggaggaggggcagGGGCCAGCCACTTCCATGGCAACCAACTGA
- the fam131bb gene encoding bromodomain-containing protein DDB_G0280777 isoform X8 — protein sequence MHRLQDTDGRWCASPEGWGAGVSRTMKERVTKPTAMAQGRVAHMIEWQNWGMSTVGPGGIPLPRITTQEREKERRLESDAYSDLSDGEKEARFTAGILQQFAISEATLMAWGSMDGDSRSGSNQGSVAHLSEINQESITSQDQILHHSSAEVWPHTYVSQGHYCLSSSDAWEPISNDPSGVVSPPAGSYVMGTDGYDGQAAAHFLSQQQQQQYTLQQQNQLQQLQQIHQIQQYQQQQLLQYQQQQSLEQRLHSANHSLQATPNSTIHSLVHPVHPPLVDLWNTGQMEAYQTDAGGYMGVAAMVEPSLCVPSGDDMGTEHSPLLEQQEEEEEEEVKEEEITMCMEPELASLTPPTQLGDASGGSSPGQPPAEPITERKSSDVTSSLIQRLEKEEEEGQGPATSMATN from the exons GTGTGAGCCGCACTATGAAGGAGAGAGTGACCAAGCCCACAGCCATGGCCCAGGGTCGTGTTGCTCACATGATTGAATGGCAAAACTGGGGCATGAGTACGGTGGGTCCAGGAGGCATCCCCCTGCCCCGCATCACTACCCAGGAGCGGGAAAAGGAGCGGCGGCTGGAGAGCGACGCCTACAGTGACCTTAGTGACGGAGAGAAGGAGGCTCGTTTCACTGCAG GTATCCTACAGCAGTTTGCGATCTCAGAGGCTACACTCATGGCCTGGGGATCGATGGATGGAGATAGCCGGTCGGGCTCAAACCAGGGCAGTGTGGCTCATCTGAGCGAGATCAACCAGGAGAGCATCACCAGTCAAG ATCAGATATTGCACCACTCCTCAGCAGAGGTGTGGCCTCACACATACGTCTCCCAGGGCCACTActgcctctcctcctctgatgCCTGGGAGCCGATCAGCAATGATCCCTCTGGCGtggtgtctccccctgctggctCCTACGTTATGGGGACTGATGGGTATGACGGGCAGGCAGCAGCTCACTTTCTGtcacagcaacagcagcagcagtacacTCTCCAGCAGCAGAATCAACTACAACAGCTGCAGCAGATACATCAGATCCAGCAATACCAGCAACAGCAGCTCCTGCAGTATCAGCAACAACAG TCGCTGGAGCAAAGGCTGCACAGTGCCAACCACTCTTTGCAAGCAACGCCCAACAGCACCATCCACAGCCTGGTCCATCCCGTTCACCCACCATTGGTCGATCTGTGGAACACGGGGCAGATGGAGGCCTATCAGACGGACGCTGGAGGCTACATGGGTGTGGCGGCGATGGTGGAGCCGAGCCTCTGTGTTCCTTCTGGAGATGACATGGGAACAGAACACTCCCCGCTACTGGAGcagcaggaagaggaggaggaggaggaggtcaaG GAGGAAGAGATTACAATGTGCATGGAGCCAGAGTTGGCCTCGTTGACTCCGCCCACGCAACTAGGGGATGCCTCTGGTGGCAGTAGTCCGGGGCAACCGCCGGCAGAGCCAATCACAGAGCGGAAGTCCTCCGATGTCACCTCCAGCCTCATTCAGAGGCtagagaaggaagaggaggaggggcagGGGCCAGCCACTTCCATGGCAACCAACTGA
- the fam131bb gene encoding protein FAM131B isoform X3: protein MGCIGSRTLTGDGVPVQKDGEQHGRSEFSWEGINLSMEDTTSILPKLKRNSNAYGIGALANASLSGVSRTMKERVTKPTAMAQGRVAHMIEWQNWGMSTVGPGGIPLPRITTQEREKERRLESDAYSDLSDGEKEARFTAGILQQFAISEATLMAWGSMDGDSRSGSNQGSVAHLSEINQESITSQDQILHHSSAEVWPHTYVSQGHYCLSSSDAWEPISNDPSGVVSPPAGSYVMGTDGYDGQAAAHFLSQQQQQQYTLQQQNQLQQLQQIHQIQQYQQQQLLQYQQQQSLEQRLHSANHSLQATPNSTIHSLVHPVHPPLVDLWNTGQMEAYQTDAGGYMGVAAMVEPSLCVPSGDDMGTEHSPLLEQQEEEEEEEVKEEEITMCMEPELASLTPPTQLGDASGGSSPGQPPAEPITERKSSDVTSSLIQRLEKEEEEGQGPATSMATN from the exons CTGTCTATGGAAGACACCACGTCAATTCTGCCAAAGCTCAAGAGGAACTCAAATGCCTATGGCATCGGGGCTCTGGCTAATGCTTCTCTGTCAg GTGTGAGCCGCACTATGAAGGAGAGAGTGACCAAGCCCACAGCCATGGCCCAGGGTCGTGTTGCTCACATGATTGAATGGCAAAACTGGGGCATGAGTACGGTGGGTCCAGGAGGCATCCCCCTGCCCCGCATCACTACCCAGGAGCGGGAAAAGGAGCGGCGGCTGGAGAGCGACGCCTACAGTGACCTTAGTGACGGAGAGAAGGAGGCTCGTTTCACTGCAG GTATCCTACAGCAGTTTGCGATCTCAGAGGCTACACTCATGGCCTGGGGATCGATGGATGGAGATAGCCGGTCGGGCTCAAACCAGGGCAGTGTGGCTCATCTGAGCGAGATCAACCAGGAGAGCATCACCAGTCAAG ATCAGATATTGCACCACTCCTCAGCAGAGGTGTGGCCTCACACATACGTCTCCCAGGGCCACTActgcctctcctcctctgatgCCTGGGAGCCGATCAGCAATGATCCCTCTGGCGtggtgtctccccctgctggctCCTACGTTATGGGGACTGATGGGTATGACGGGCAGGCAGCAGCTCACTTTCTGtcacagcaacagcagcagcagtacacTCTCCAGCAGCAGAATCAACTACAACAGCTGCAGCAGATACATCAGATCCAGCAATACCAGCAACAGCAGCTCCTGCAGTATCAGCAACAACAG TCGCTGGAGCAAAGGCTGCACAGTGCCAACCACTCTTTGCAAGCAACGCCCAACAGCACCATCCACAGCCTGGTCCATCCCGTTCACCCACCATTGGTCGATCTGTGGAACACGGGGCAGATGGAGGCCTATCAGACGGACGCTGGAGGCTACATGGGTGTGGCGGCGATGGTGGAGCCGAGCCTCTGTGTTCCTTCTGGAGATGACATGGGAACAGAACACTCCCCGCTACTGGAGcagcaggaagaggaggaggaggaggaggtcaaG GAGGAAGAGATTACAATGTGCATGGAGCCAGAGTTGGCCTCGTTGACTCCGCCCACGCAACTAGGGGATGCCTCTGGTGGCAGTAGTCCGGGGCAACCGCCGGCAGAGCCAATCACAGAGCGGAAGTCCTCCGATGTCACCTCCAGCCTCATTCAGAGGCtagagaaggaagaggaggaggggcagGGGCCAGCCACTTCCATGGCAACCAACTGA